Below is a genomic region from Triticum dicoccoides isolate Atlit2015 ecotype Zavitan chromosome 5A, WEW_v2.0, whole genome shotgun sequence.
ACATTGTTGACGCTTTAAGCAGGAATGATGAAACAGATGCTAAGAGATGGATATTCTCTATGCACGAGGCATTATCACATGATGAGTTCACTACCTTGGTTGTCACTCTCTGGGCGTTGTGGGGTGCTCGCCGAAAAGCCATACACGAACAGATTTATCAAAGTCCTTTCTCAGTACATTCTTTTGCCCAGTCTTATATCAGCGAACTCAAAACATTGCCAGCTACGAGCATTAGGAGGAATAGTGCTGCTATGCCACGCCAATCAGGCTGGATTGCACCAGAGGCAGGTTTGACTAAGGTCAATGTGGATGCGGCAGTGggcagaggaagacgacacggATCTGTTGCGGCAATCTCCAGAGATTCTTCGGGCATTTTTCTGGGAGCCTCAGTTGTTGTCTTAAGGGGTATATCGGACCCGGCTACCCTCGAATGCATGGCGATCAGGGAAGCATTGGCGCTAACTGATGATCTTTACGTGGCTAACATCCAAGTGGCGTCGGACTCAAATGTGGTGGTCGAGGACATCCGAGACAACAATACAACAGTCTATGGAGCAATTATACATGAAATAGTAGAACATAGATCCAATTTTCATACATGTAATATTGGTCATGAGTCTAGGAGCTCGAATGTCGAGACTCACAAACTTGCGAAGCACGCTTTATTCCTACCAGTTGGCCGGCATGTTTGGCTAGATCAGCCGGGTGGACTCTCTTTCGTCcgtgtaaacattgtgacgacgtAATAAAAAGCTTCGAAGTTTGTCTAAAAAAAAGTTACGCTCACGATCCCCCACGCCAAGGCAGGGCTTTTCCGTGACAAAAAAATTCCAAGTTTTTGTTTCTTCACAAAATAACATGCCACACGCCCTGCCACCGTCATTCGGTGGCTGACAGCGGATTTCATGCCACGCTGGCGCGTCTAGTCAGCATCATATTCTTATGCAGACGCAATTTGCACCGTATATGCACACCAAAGCTAAGTTGTGGCACTAATTTAATGTATGCCATAAGTTCTGGCAAATGAGTTTTTTGTGTCAAGTTTTAGCACCAGTGGTGTAATTGGCTCTTCATAGATTGACCAGCTCAAGCCAATTGCTTACGCATTTTCAACATTTACAGTGAAGCACAATCAAGTAAAATAGATGTATCATTTGCCAACCGTAGAATACATTTACAGTTACACTGCTTGGCATGGGAGCATACTACGCAAAGAATAGTCTTCTAGTCTAAAATAGCCATGTACATATTCGAAAAAAAAGCCATGCACATAAATCCGTTCTACtcgctccgttccataatataagaacatttttttacactagtgtagtgtcaagaacgttcttatattatgagacggagggagtagttcgaaAAAAAAGGGGTTAAATTCTATGAAATCAGCATCCTAAATCTGCAAGCCTTGTCCTCTTCCCTCTCGACCTCGTGGCAAGCTTTATAGAGCACTTCTGTGAGATGTGGGGCAGTGCAGATACTTGGATTGCCTGCAAGAAGATCACTGTTCTGAGTCCTGACTTCAGGCACAAGCTTGCACAGGTTAGTTAGAAACTATCAGTCAACAAATACCTTGCGTATAGCTGCAGACTCAATCCCTTCCCGGAGCACTATGTCGGTGTAGTTAGTTGCTATCCTGCAATCGAGAGTAAACTGCAATTGAAAAACACCACGAAATTTAGACAAACTGAATTTCAGAAAGTTTGAACTTCTGACGAGTGAGCATATACTTCAATAAAACAAAAGAACTTCTGAAGATGGAACAAGTATGGAGTGATGGAGTCTGGACCTGAAGCTTTGGCAGAGGGAAGTTCATGATGTGCGTGGTGGCGTCGATGCTCCCGGCGATCCTGATCTCGACGAGCTTCCTCTGCGCCGACAGCTCGCTGACGACGAGCCGGCTGACGTTGGACTCCTCGAACACGGCGTGCATGAGCACCGTCACGTTGCTGCTCCGCGGCGGCTGGTAGAACACCGGCACGTCCATGGCGCCGATCGACTCGTTCGCGTAGGCCACGCCGAGGTCCGCCGCGCTGTACCTTATCCCGATCCCGTTCGGGTTCTGCGCCGCGAACAGCAGCGACGCCACCGAGCACGACGACGCGTTGTCGCCGCTGCGGTTGGACGACGACGGCCGGAGGCTGAACGATCTGTCCATCTGGACGGACTGCAGGTAGAAGGTCGGCTTCTTGAGCCTCGTGACGAAGACGACGAGCAGCACGGccgcgacgaggacgaggaggatcaGCGAGAGCAGCAGGTAGAGGCAGAGGCATTTGGCGGATTGAGGAGGTAGGCAGTGGCCATGGCAGCTCTCCTTGCAGCCgtagcctcctctcctcctcctcctgctgctgctggtcATGACAGGATCCATGGACATATTATGTGCGATGATCGAAACAGTTCGCCAGCGAGAGGAGGCATGGATCAGAGTGAGATGAATATATATGTTATCGTTTTGCACGAAGCGAGCGAGGGAAAAGGGCGGCGGGCTTCTCCTTGGCCGCAAGCCTCGTGCAATACTTGGGGTTGCCTTTATTCCTTTCTTGAAAAGTTTGCTTGAATTTGAGCTTCTTCATGGAGAAGATGGAGATCACTTGGAGCGGTGACTCGTATCTTGTCTCTCGCGGCCGGATACTACTCTTGATCGATAAGTCTAGCTTGACAGCGAGTATAATCTACAACTAGGCCTCCTGGACATTCTGTTTGACCGAACCGATCACGTTCGGTTTCTCCGTATGCAAAGAAATTTGTCTTCGAAAATTGTTGTGCTGTCGTTTTTTTTTTATGAATCAAGAACTGATTTTTAACATGATCATTTTGTCCTGTTCTCGGTTTTAACCGAACAGAACCGAAGTAGACTGAAAGCACAACAACTAACAAAGTTTTGAAAACAATTGCCAGCACTTACATGTTTTTCATCCATAGTCATAGGATCATCACATCAATTTATCTTTTTATTACAAACAATAACAACAAAATAATACTAGAATCATCATATCATCATGGGGATTAAGCCCTTTTTTAGTTTTCCCAGGTTTTTCATTAATTCGGGTACCGGAGGGTGTGAGCCGAATTTCCCGAACTAAATTTGCTTCTCCAAAAACGATGAGTTTGAAAGCATTTTTTTTTGTTTCAATCTTTCGGTCCGGAACTTTGGTTCTTGGTAAATGTACCTGCACCTATGTACTCCCTctcttcctaaatataagcctttttaaaaGATTTCAACGCAGACTAcatacgtatatatatatatatagaaatattttagaatgtgtagattcactcattttgctccgtatatagtctatattgaaatctctaaaagggatCATATTTATAAACGAAGGGAGTACAACACATGTGGATTATTGAGGCTTGAAACAGTTATGGTAGAGGTAATAAAGATGAagaaaatatgccgtagaggcaataataaagttgttatttatatttcattatatcatgataaatctttattattcatgctagaattgtattaactgaaaacttagtacatgtctgaatacatagacaaacagagtgtcactagtttgcctctacttgactatctcgttgaatcaatgatggttatgtttcctaaccatagacatgcgttgtcatttgattaacgggatcacatcattagagaatgatgtgattgacttgacccgtccgttagcttagcacgatgatcgtttagtttgttgctattgctttctccataactatacatgttcctatgactatgagatcatgcaacttccgaatatcagaggaacactttgtgtgctaccaaacgtcacaacgtaactaggtgattataaaggtgctctacaggtgtctccgatggtgtttgttgagttggcatggatcaagattgggatttgtcactccgattgtcggagaggtatcctgggccctctcggtaatgtacatcactataagccttgcaagcaatgtagctaatgagttagttacgggatgtagcattacggaacgagtaaagagacttgccggtaacgagattgaactaggtattgagataccgacgatcgaatctcgggcaagtaacataccgatgacaaaggaaacaatgtatatcgttatgcggtttgatcgataaagatcttcgaagaatatgtaggaaccaatatgagcatctaggttccgctattggttattgaccggagacatgtcttggtcatgtctacatagttctcgaacccatagggtccgcacgcttaacgttcggtgacgatcgacattatgagtttatgtgttttgatgtaccgaaggtagttcagagtcccggatttgatcacggacatgacgaggagtctcgaaatggtcgagacataaagatcgatatattggaagcctatgtttggacatcgtaatggttccgggtgaaatcgggagtataccagagcaccgggaggttaccggaaccccccgggaggtatatgggccttattgggccttagtggaagagagggtaaagaagcaaaggagggggcgccccccaagcccaatccgaattgggaaggggggcgccccccaccctttccttccttcttcatccttcttccttctctcctagaaccaacaaagggaaggggggaatcctactcccggtgggagtaggactcccttggggcaCGCCTAGAGAGgccagccccctcccctcctccactcctttatatacggggagggggaaccccatagacacacgagTTGATCATtgatttttagccgtgtgcggtgccccccctccaccataatccacctcggtaatatcgtagcggtgcttaggcgaagccctgttccggtagcaacatcatcactgtcatcacgcccttGTGCTGACgacgctctccctcgaagctctactggatcgtgagttcgcgggacgtcaccgagatgaacgtgtgcagatcgcggaggtgtcgtatcttcggtactagatcggacgatcgtgaagacgtactactacatcaaccgcgttgtcataacgctgccgcttacagtctatgagggtacgcagacgatactctcccctctcgttgctatgcatcaccttatcttgcgtgtgcgtaggaatttttttgaaattacagcattccccaacagtggcatcagagccaggtttatgcgtagatgttatatgcatgagtagaacacaaaggagttgtgggcgtgggtatatacatattgcttgccgtcactagttgattcttgattcagcggcattgttggatgaagtggcctagaccgacattacacgtacgcttatgcgagactggttctaccgacgtgctttgcacacaggtggctagtgggtgtctgtttctccagctttagttgaatcggattcaatgaacagggttctttctgaagatcaaaaaagcaatcactataccgtgttgtggttttcgatgcgtaggtaagaacggttcttgttcagcccgtagcagccacgcaaaacttgcaacaacaaagtagaggacgtctaacttgtttttgcagggcaggtTGTGATGATatgttcaagacatgatgctaaattttattgtatgagataatcatgttttgtaacacagttatcggcaactggcaggagccatatggttgtcgctttattgcatgaaatgcaatcgccatgtaattgctttactttatcattaagcggtaTCGATAGTCgtcgaagcaatagttggcgagacgacaacgatgcttcgatggagatcaaggtgtcaagccggtgacgatggtgatcatgacggtgctttggagatggagattaaaggcacaagatgatgatgcccatatcatgtcacttatattgattgcatgtgatgtttatcctttatgcctcctatttttcttagttcggcggtagcattataagatgatctctaactaaatttcaaggtataagtgttctccctgagtatgcaccgttgctatagttcattgtgccgagacaccacgtgatgatcgggtgtgataagctctacgttcacatacagcaggtgcaagccagttttgcacacgcggaatactcggtttaaacttgacgagcctagcatatgcagatatggcctcggaacactggagactgaaaggtcgagcgtgaatcatatagtagatatgatcaacatagtgatgttcaccattgaaaactactccatctcacgtgatgatcggacatggtttagttgatatggatcacgtgatcacttagatgattagagagatgtctatctaagtgggagttcttaagtaatttgattaatcgaactttcatttatcatgaacttagtacctgatagtattttgcatgtctatgttgttgtagatagatggctcgtgttgttgttccgttgaattttaatgcattcctagagaaagctaaggtgaaagatgatggtagcaactacatggaatgggtccgtaacttgaggattatcctcattgctgcacagaagaattacgtcctggaagcaccgctaggtgacaaacccgctgtaggagaaacgccagatgttatgaacacctggcagagcaaagctgatgactactcgatagttcagtgtgccatgttttaTGGCTAAGAACCGgggcttcaacgatgttttgaacgtcatggagcatatgagatgttccaggagttcaagttaatatttcaagaaaatgctggattgagagatatgaagtctctaataagttctataaCTACAACATGgagaagaatagttctgtcagtgaacatatactcagaatgtctgggtaccacaaccacttgactcaactgggagttaatcttcctgatgatagtgtcactgacagagttcttcaatcactgccaccaagctacaagagcttcgtgatgaactataatatgcaagggatggataaggcgattcatgagctcttcgcaatgctaaaggctgcggaggtagaaatcaagaaagagcatcaagtgttgatggtcaacaagaccaccagtttcaagaaaaagggtaaaggggagaaggggaacttcaaaaagaacagcaagccagttgctgctcaagtgaagaaatccaagtatggacctaaacctgagactgagtgcttctactgcaaaggaactggtcactggaagcggaagtgccccaagtatttggcggagaagaaggatggcaaagtgaaaggtatatttgatatacatgttattgatgtgtaccttactaatgctcgcagtagtgcctgggtatttgatactggttcagttgctaacatttgcaactcgaaacatgggctacagattaagcgacgattggctaaggacgaggtgacgatgcgcgtgggaaatggttccaaagtcgatgtgatcgccgtcggcacgctgcctctacatctacctttgggattagttttagacctggataattgttatttggtgccagcgttgagcatgaacattatatctggatcttgtttaatgcgagacggttattcatttaaatcagagaatagtcAAGGAAATGGGCCCGACTCTCATGGTTCGGGTTATGGTGGTGGTGCTTGTAACTCTGGTTTTCAAGGAAATCAAGGTAATCACAACAAccggggtggttacaaccagcagagtAATCAAGGGGGTCAGCAACAGCAATGGtctggttaccagagcaacccgaagcagttgaatagtgggcaatatcatgtgtttaccactagtttgtgtaagcgtgaccagaaacttcataagagatTAGTCAatactgttgagccggcagttcctcgctatctacgttggtctgagcagcccatcgtgtggagtcGGCAAGATCATCCACTCCggattgataatccgggtcatttggctttggtggttGCATCGCAGGTTAAAGGGTATAattttaccaaggtactcatggacggagggagcagcatcaatatcctttattatgaaacttttcgtcgcgtggggttgactgataaaaatcttaagccgtcaaacactgttttccatggcgtggtgcctggtaagtcgtcaTATCCAGTCGGTACGATAGCTCTAGAAGttttttttggagatgatcatgactctaggtcagaaacattgacctttgaagtggtcaagatccacaGCCCATATCACACtctgtttggacggtcggcttacgccaagttcatggcgcggctgtGTTACGTGTATCTGCGGCTCAAGATACCGGGTCACAAAGGAACTGTTACAGTGCATGGGAGCCGTAAGATAGCTCTAGAGGGTGAAGAGGgggatgcggcttacgctgagtcagtttgtgcaatagaggagttgaaattttacaaggacaatgttgacccgacaaATATggcgtctttgaaaaagccaaccatagAGCATGATCCGGTGTTAAAGTTTAAGTCGACagatgataccaagatggttgattttgttcctggcgactcatccaagcagttcagcatcagtgctaatctggatccgaaataggaaagcgcgctcgtcgagttcattcgtgagaaccgggacatctttgcatggaagccttcagacatgccgggtgtaccgagagaactcgctgagcacactcttaatattgatccaaagtttaagccggtcaaacagtttcttcgttGTTTTAACAAGGAGAGAcggaaggccattggagaggaagtagcccggctcttggcagctgggtttatcattgaagttttccatccttagtggttagctaacccggtgctggtacttcagaaaaacggcacttggcgtatgtgtgtggactacacggatttgAATAAGGCTTGTCCgagtgacccttttgctctccctcgtattgatcagattattgatgctacggtgggttgtgagcgtttgagttttttggatgcttattctggttatcatcagatcaagatggcagttaaggaccaggagaagacaactttcataactcccttcgGAGCCTTATGCTATgtctctatgccttttgggctcaagagtgcccaggcgacttatcagaggtgtgtgcaaaattgccttcattaccaaattgggcgtaatgttcatgcctatgtggatgatattgtggtgaaatccagagaaaaagagacactgatagatgatttgaagggaacctttgataatctctgggtttacaagatgatgcttaacccggccaagtgtgtttttggtgtgccggcaggcaagctcctgggcgttttggtgtctaacaggggaattgaagctaatccggagaagatcaaagctatcACCTCTCTatctaagccggcgtgtatcaatgatgtgcagcgtctggcgggtcgtattgcggtgttaagccggttcataagcccgtTGGGGGAAaaggctatccctctatatcagatgatgaaaaagacggatAACTTTGTCTGAGTAATGTTGCTGATGCAGCATTTAAGGATTTgaagaagcagctggttgagccacCAGTACTCGCATCCCCTATTGATGaggagcctttgttgttatatgtggctgctaatagccggGCCATCAGTGTTGCTATTGTGGTAGAAATAAAGGAGGCagaaaggagtatccggtttaaaggccagtttactatatcagtgaagtgcttattgagtccaagcagaggtatccacactggcagaaacttgtatatggggtgttcttggctagccggaagcttaaacattattttttgGGCCATCCCATTaccgtggtcagctctgctcctttgggagatatcatccaaaacagagaagcaactggtcgGGTCGCTAAGTGGGCCACTGAGCTTgggcctcacgggttaaaatatgtgcctcgcacgaccatcaagtctcaagcactggtggacttcatcaacgattggacagagctgcagatgcccgaGGAAAAGcccgataacacatattggactattcactttgatgggtcgaggaaattggagggctcgggggctggagttattcttgcttcccctcgaggtgataaattttgctatgttcttcgtttgatgtttccttgtactaacaatgcatctgagtatgaggccttactccatggtcttcggatggctaaggagatgaacttaagccgggttagatGCTTCGGCGACTcatatttggtggctcagcaagtctctggtgcttgggattctaaggattcactcatggcggcttaccggcgagaggtggatgttattgctgatcacttcaaaggttatcaagttgagcatgtTGATCGAAGGAAAAACGAAGCGGCAgaagctttaagccggctgggttcTCAACGTAAGtcggtgccacctaatgtctttcttgacgtcttgcataacccgtcagtTAAGATTCCTACaaaggaggatttggctattcttgACCCGGAGGcttagttggtggcggctcttcatgtaatcccagattggacagtcccTTACTTGGCCTATATGactcggggtgagttacctgaggacGAAACCTTGGCcaagcagataacccggcggtctaattcaatgacaattgtcaatggagagttacatcatcgcagtgtcacaggggcgtttcagcgttgtgtttctccagaaGAGGGCTGTGATATTTTACAagaaattcatgaaggagattgtggtcatcatgccggttcaaaatcctttgtggctaaagctttccgtcatgggttttattggctaacaGCTCGTGCTGATGCATAGGACCTCGTCaacaggtgtgatggatgtcagaaatttgcacgttgagctcatgtgccggctcaataattgaggatgattccaattagttgatcgttcgcagtttgggggctcgatatggttgggcctttcaaaagatccaaggataagaagacccaccttttggtggcggttgataagttcactaagtgggtagaggcagagccggtcagtatgtGTGATGTAGCaacagcggttcaattcatgaagaaggtgatcttccgttttggctttccacacagcattataacagacaATGGCACCAATATCtctaagggtgctatggaagaattttgtcaacgtgagcatatccggcttgatgtatcattAGTAGCTCagcctcaatccaacggtcaaggtgagAGAGCAAAccaagagatcttgaaaggcatcaaaccccggcttatggttcccctgcagaggacgccgggttgttgggtggaggagttaccttccgtgttatggagcatcaataccaccccaaACAGATCTATGGGATACACACCTTTTTTTCattgtttatggagcagaggcagttctccctagtgacatccgtcatgactcgcctcgtctggcggcttatgttgaagctgacaatgaaagaGCATGTCAGGAAGCACTTGATCTGTTGGATGAGGAGCATGACATAGCAGCAGCtcgctcagcga
It encodes:
- the LOC119299554 gene encoding uncharacterized protein LOC119299554, whose product is MDPVMTSSSRRRRRGGYGCKESCHGHCLPPQSAKCLCLYLLLSLILLVLVAAVLLVVFVTRLKKPTFYLQSVQMDRSFSLRPSSSNRSGDNASSCSVASLLFAAQNPNGIGIRYSAADLGVAYANESIGAMDVPVFYQPPRSSNVTVLMHAVFEESNVSRLVVSELSAQRKLVEIRIAGSIDATTHIMNFPLPKLQFTLDCRIATNYTDIVLREGIESAAIRKAIQVSALPHISQKCSIKLATRSRGKRTRLADLGC